In Candidatus Defluviibacterium haderslevense, the following are encoded in one genomic region:
- a CDS encoding sodium:solute symporter: MSWIDWIVLCGTLLFIFIYGMLKSRRQSNLDEFILGDRTSPWWKVGLAVMATQASAITFISTTGQGFSDGLRFVQFYFGLPIAMFVICIVFIPVFYRLKVYTAYEYLEQRFDLKTRIFAAMIFLIQRGLAAGVTLYAPSIILSLVFGWNLQWTHVITGIIVIIYTISGGAKAVTVTQLQQVTVIFLGMAFIFGYLIYSFPPQISLHNALQIAGWNNKMNGVDFHLDFNNRYNFWAGITGGFFLALAYFGTDQSQVQRYLGGKNISESRLGLIMNGLLKIPMQIFILMCGVLLFVFFQFQKTPLSYNTKTNDIVAKYEPDQFKLWQSSLDSIHDKRMDLLSSFSVSSELELKSLNVAQNNLRNEFQQHVKSEYKDLESNDKDYIFLYYILHFLPVGFIGLLIAVILCAAMSSISAELNALAGTTTVDIYKRLFANQESGKSDVYFSKIFTMGWGLIAISFAFVANLFENLIQFINIIGSLFYGSVLGIFLVAFMFKWIKGSAVFVAACCAQIVTIVLFYYSDIGFLWYNVISCCIVIVFSSIIQFGINSKKGNTDVYQI, encoded by the coding sequence ATGAGTTGGATTGATTGGATCGTTTTGTGTGGAACCTTGCTTTTCATTTTTATTTATGGAATGCTAAAAAGCAGAAGACAATCGAATCTCGACGAATTTATACTTGGGGACAGAACTTCACCTTGGTGGAAAGTTGGATTAGCCGTAATGGCCACTCAGGCAAGTGCTATTACTTTTATTTCGACCACAGGACAAGGCTTTTCTGATGGCTTGCGTTTTGTTCAGTTCTATTTTGGTTTACCAATTGCAATGTTTGTAATATGTATTGTCTTTATTCCTGTTTTTTACAGACTCAAGGTATATACTGCATATGAATATTTAGAGCAGAGATTTGATTTGAAAACAAGGATTTTCGCAGCCATGATTTTTCTAATTCAGCGTGGTTTAGCTGCGGGTGTTACGCTATATGCTCCATCCATTATACTTTCTTTAGTATTTGGATGGAATCTTCAATGGACACATGTTATAACTGGTATTATAGTCATTATTTATACGATTTCAGGAGGCGCCAAAGCAGTAACTGTAACGCAACTTCAACAAGTCACCGTTATATTTTTAGGAATGGCTTTTATATTTGGATACTTGATTTATTCATTTCCTCCTCAAATTAGCCTTCATAATGCGTTGCAAATTGCAGGTTGGAATAATAAAATGAATGGTGTTGACTTTCATTTAGATTTTAATAATCGATATAATTTTTGGGCTGGAATTACAGGTGGTTTTTTTTTAGCATTAGCTTATTTTGGTACCGACCAATCACAAGTTCAACGTTACCTTGGTGGTAAAAATATATCCGAAAGTCGATTAGGTTTAATAATGAACGGCTTACTTAAAATTCCGATGCAGATTTTTATCTTGATGTGTGGTGTGTTGTTATTCGTATTTTTTCAATTTCAAAAAACACCATTGTCGTACAATACCAAAACTAATGATATTGTGGCAAAATATGAACCTGATCAATTTAAGTTGTGGCAATCTTCTTTGGATTCTATTCATGATAAAAGAATGGATCTGTTAAGTTCATTTTCAGTTTCTTCAGAACTTGAATTAAAATCTCTGAATGTAGCCCAAAATAATTTAAGAAATGAATTTCAGCAACATGTTAAGAGTGAATATAAAGACCTGGAGTCAAACGATAAGGATTATATTTTCTTGTATTACATACTTCATTTTTTGCCTGTTGGATTTATAGGATTATTAATTGCAGTTATTCTGTGTGCTGCGATGTCAAGTATTTCAGCAGAGTTGAATGCATTAGCTGGAACAACAACTGTAGATATCTACAAACGATTGTTTGCTAATCAAGAATCAGGTAAATCTGATGTATACTTTTCAAAGATATTCACAATGGGGTGGGGATTGATTGCTATTAGCTTTGCATTTGTAGCTAATTTATTTGAGAATTTGATTCAATTTATTAATATCATTGGATCTCTATTCTATGGAAGTGTGTTAGGGATTTTTCTTGTTGCTTTTATGTTCAAGTGGATCAAAGGGTCAGCTGTATTTGTAGCAGCGTGCTGTGCTCAGATCGTGACAATCGTTTTGTTTTATTACAGTGACATTGGATTTCTTTGGTATAATGTTATTTCTTGTTGTATTGTGATTGTATTCAGCAGCATCATTCAG